A single genomic interval of Bradyrhizobium sp. AZCC 1693 harbors:
- a CDS encoding ABC transporter ATP-binding protein: protein MSARIDIVAVTKTYDGTTHAVDAVDMSIREGEFFSLLGPSGCGKTTTLRMIAGFETPTKGVIEVGGVDVTHVPAHKRDMGMVFQSYALFPHRSVGENVAFGLRMRGMERTTIARKVADALAQVELVGYEDRRPGRLSGGQQQRVALARAIVIEPRVLLCDEPLGALDKKLRQAMQFELKQLQRKLGLTMVFVTHDQEEALAMSDRIAVMNAGKVEQIGAPSDIYDRPSTRFVADFIGDTNLFRGEVIRDGGGNSVLQVDNGLSIELAAPPEATGAVSIALRPEKISLATPSARAGLGLDGVVESANFQGGSVLYRIETAGGRRLLAQQPNNGSHELFQAGAAVALRWKPSDIVILRD, encoded by the coding sequence ATGAGCGCTCGTATCGACATTGTCGCCGTCACCAAGACCTATGACGGCACCACGCACGCCGTCGATGCCGTCGATATGAGCATTCGGGAGGGAGAATTCTTCTCGCTGCTCGGGCCCTCCGGCTGCGGCAAGACGACGACACTGCGAATGATAGCCGGCTTCGAGACGCCGACCAAAGGCGTCATCGAGGTCGGTGGGGTCGATGTTACGCATGTGCCGGCACACAAGCGCGACATGGGAATGGTATTCCAGAGCTACGCGCTGTTTCCGCATCGCTCGGTCGGTGAAAACGTTGCCTTCGGTTTGCGCATGCGCGGCATGGAGCGCACCACGATTGCCCGCAAGGTCGCCGATGCGTTGGCACAGGTGGAACTCGTCGGATACGAGGATCGCCGTCCCGGCCGGCTCTCCGGGGGCCAGCAGCAGCGTGTCGCCCTGGCCCGCGCCATCGTGATCGAACCGCGCGTACTGCTTTGCGATGAACCGCTCGGCGCGCTTGACAAGAAGCTGCGGCAAGCGATGCAGTTCGAGCTGAAGCAATTGCAACGCAAACTCGGCCTGACCATGGTCTTCGTCACCCACGACCAGGAGGAAGCGCTCGCGATGTCCGACCGGATCGCGGTGATGAATGCCGGGAAGGTCGAGCAGATCGGCGCGCCATCCGATATTTACGATCGGCCAAGCACACGCTTCGTCGCCGATTTCATCGGCGACACCAACCTGTTCCGCGGCGAGGTGATCCGCGACGGCGGAGGCAATTCCGTCTTGCAGGTCGACAACGGCCTGTCGATCGAGCTTGCCGCCCCGCCTGAGGCGACCGGCGCGGTTTCGATCGCGCTTCGGCCGGAAAAGATCAGTCTGGCCACGCCATCCGCGCGAGCCGGACTTGGCCTCGACGGTGTTGTCGAGAGTGCCAATTTCCAGGGCGGCTCGGTGCTTTACCGCATCGAGACGGCCGGCGGCAGGCGCCTGCTCGCGCAACAACCGAACAATGGCTCGCATGAGCTTTTTCAAGCCGGCGCCGCCGTCGCCCTGCGCTGGAAACCATCCGACATCGTGATCTTGAGGGATTGA
- a CDS encoding extracellular solute-binding protein translates to MTMTRLPLTRRQFLATSAAAGIGAIAAPHIARADAATLRITGWGGKWGQTMSSELIPAFEKEFKCKVETDSAFPYLPKLQASPRSAPVYDVLHTNSNEQWAALEMGIVEAKIDAKQVPNIADVYPYAVSDKMVGVCIFTSAIGLGMRTDKGYGKVSSWKDLWDRAYDGVRGGYVIPVNSLGQAFLMMSGALFGKGMTDLDAAYAAMEKLKPIKLVDFTGTMEKMILSGEVGLAVIHDSGILRYDGQNQPTTFVAPSEGVLSLEQVLTLTPGTKVRELANAYVNYMLRPNVQKTLAESVWYSPANSKVKLDDKYNEKLLTTPEKVAKLIQPDWKWYNARKDEIDSRVNRIFRA, encoded by the coding sequence ATGACCATGACCCGCCTACCGCTGACACGACGTCAGTTCCTCGCCACCAGCGCCGCCGCCGGCATCGGCGCGATCGCAGCTCCGCACATCGCCCGCGCCGATGCGGCGACGCTGCGCATCACCGGATGGGGCGGCAAGTGGGGGCAAACCATGTCGAGCGAACTGATCCCCGCTTTCGAAAAGGAATTCAAGTGCAAGGTGGAGACGGACTCGGCCTTTCCATACCTGCCCAAGCTCCAGGCAAGCCCGCGTTCGGCGCCGGTCTATGATGTGCTGCACACCAATTCCAACGAGCAATGGGCTGCGCTGGAAATGGGAATCGTCGAAGCCAAGATCGACGCCAAGCAGGTCCCGAATATCGCCGACGTCTATCCTTACGCGGTCAGCGACAAGATGGTCGGCGTCTGCATCTTCACCAGCGCTATCGGCCTCGGCATGCGCACCGACAAGGGTTACGGCAAGGTCTCGTCCTGGAAGGACCTCTGGGACCGCGCCTATGACGGCGTGCGCGGCGGCTATGTCATTCCGGTGAACAGCCTCGGCCAGGCCTTCCTGATGATGAGCGGCGCACTCTTCGGCAAGGGCATGACCGATCTCGACGCCGCCTATGCGGCGATGGAAAAGCTGAAGCCGATCAAACTCGTCGACTTCACCGGCACGATGGAAAAGATGATCCTTTCAGGCGAAGTGGGCCTTGCGGTGATCCATGATTCCGGCATCCTGCGCTATGACGGCCAGAACCAGCCGACCACTTTCGTCGCGCCGTCCGAGGGCGTTCTCTCGCTTGAACAAGTCCTCACGCTCACGCCCGGCACCAAGGTTCGCGAACTCGCCAATGCCTATGTAAACTACATGCTGCGCCCGAATGTGCAGAAAACGCTGGCCGAGTCGGTCTGGTATTCGCCTGCAAACAGCAAGGTGAAGCTCGACGACAAGTACAACGAAAAACTTCTGACCACGCCGGAGAAGGTCGCCAAGCTGATCCAGCCCGATTGGAAATGGTACAACGCGCGCAAGGACGAGATCGATTCCCGCGTCAACCGCATCTTCCGCGCATGA
- a CDS encoding ABC transporter permease, producing the protein MITAPFTPRRTLRPGRFCYLALNVAVVIFLLAPIAIVFVFALNPTPYIQFPPVGVSLRWFEKFFASRDFMNALWLSLEVAAMTTIAATLFGASAALALARGGLPGSRVITAIMLSPLMLPAILTGLALFQSYVLLDVGRPLWGLVLGHTLVSIPYVVRTTLAVLQNFDTRLEEAACNLGAGPLRTYFEVTLPLTKPGVMAGAVFAFIVSFDQFPVSLFLVSPGRETLPITLFNYLKFDLDGTIGAASVVSILLAVLVVFGLDRTVGLRSYAKL; encoded by the coding sequence ATGATCACAGCGCCGTTCACCCCTCGCCGAACCCTTCGCCCTGGCCGCTTCTGCTATCTGGCCCTCAATGTTGCGGTGGTGATTTTCCTGCTGGCGCCGATCGCGATCGTCTTCGTGTTCGCCCTCAATCCTACGCCCTACATCCAGTTTCCGCCGGTTGGCGTTTCGTTGCGCTGGTTCGAAAAATTCTTCGCCTCGCGCGACTTCATGAACGCTTTGTGGTTGAGCCTAGAGGTCGCCGCGATGACGACCATCGCCGCGACCCTGTTCGGCGCCAGCGCCGCGCTCGCTTTGGCGCGCGGCGGACTGCCTGGCTCGCGCGTCATCACCGCGATCATGTTGTCTCCGCTGATGCTGCCGGCGATTCTGACCGGCCTTGCGCTATTCCAATCCTACGTCCTGCTGGATGTCGGCCGGCCGCTCTGGGGACTGGTGCTCGGCCATACGCTGGTGTCGATTCCCTATGTGGTGCGTACCACGCTGGCGGTTCTGCAGAACTTCGATACCCGCCTGGAAGAGGCGGCATGCAACCTCGGCGCCGGTCCTTTGCGCACCTATTTCGAGGTGACGCTGCCGTTGACCAAACCCGGCGTCATGGCGGGAGCCGTGTTCGCCTTCATCGTCTCCTTCGATCAGTTTCCGGTATCGCTTTTCCTGGTCTCCCCGGGCCGCGAAACGCTGCCGATCACGTTGTTCAACTATCTGAAGTTCGATCTGGACGGAACGATCGGCGCCGCCTCGGTGGTCTCGATCCTGCTCGCCGTGCTGGTCGTCTTCGGGCTCGATCGCACGGTCGGGCTCAGGTCCTACGCAAAGCTGTGA
- a CDS encoding ABC transporter permease codes for MNAARSGITPIAWLIAPSALLFALFFFLPMGLMAMISLLTGNPVVQPNVDFTTKYYRRILDDIYYFEVIWTTLRIGLLTTLAALLIGYPLAHLMARVRGRTAYAMLMMAVLTPMLTGIVVRTFAWMALLSDKGAINQALIGLGLISKPRPLMYNEFSIVLGLTHIYVPYMVLTLVGVIGRIDERLEHAAQNLGASPLRAFLEVTLPLSLPGILAGSLLVFALAISAYVTPILMGGFQIMTLPMLIYQQISSSFNVGFAAALGMVLLTISLVLVIAYNRILGLVSGQRDLQ; via the coding sequence ATGAATGCGGCTCGCTCGGGCATCACGCCTATCGCCTGGCTGATCGCGCCGAGCGCGTTGCTGTTCGCCCTGTTCTTCTTCCTGCCGATGGGGCTGATGGCCATGATCAGCCTGCTCACCGGCAATCCGGTCGTGCAGCCCAATGTCGATTTCACGACCAAATACTATCGGAGAATTCTCGACGACATCTATTATTTCGAGGTGATCTGGACCACGCTCCGGATTGGCCTGCTCACCACGCTGGCGGCCTTGCTGATCGGCTACCCGCTGGCCCATTTGATGGCGCGCGTCCGAGGCCGCACAGCCTACGCCATGCTGATGATGGCGGTATTGACGCCGATGCTGACAGGCATTGTCGTGCGCACCTTTGCCTGGATGGCGCTGTTGTCGGACAAGGGCGCGATCAACCAAGCCCTGATCGGCCTCGGCCTGATCTCGAAACCGCGGCCGCTGATGTACAACGAATTCAGCATCGTGCTGGGCCTGACGCATATCTACGTGCCCTACATGGTTCTGACCCTGGTCGGCGTCATCGGGCGGATCGACGAGCGGCTGGAACACGCGGCGCAGAATCTTGGCGCCTCGCCGCTCCGCGCTTTCCTTGAAGTGACGCTACCCCTGAGCCTGCCTGGCATCCTGGCCGGCTCGCTGCTGGTCTTTGCGCTGGCCATCAGCGCCTACGTCACCCCGATCCTGATGGGCGGATTCCAGATCATGACGCTGCCGATGCTGATCTACCAGCAGATCTCTTCGAGCTTCAATGTCGGCTTTGCCGCGGCGCTCGGCATGGTGCTGCTGACGATCTCGCTGGTTCTGGTCATCGCCTATAACCGCATCCTCGGGCTGGTCTCCGGCCAGCGCGATCTGCAGTGA
- a CDS encoding IclR family transcriptional regulator, giving the protein MRLIACALIETQRDSYARPLAATLNCLAGDRIDRAALAALVDTATAKTSLPARLGQLSNVSQTSSLWSFARILSADCSKMLRIRPLTTSFPGLKIKNQVPFSGTPRKAPFKTMSALDNAIEILRCFAPHQPEISNADVIRLTGKPKSSTSRLLRQLRECGLLEQDALTRRYRPGLLVFELGRLHRTQNDFVALAEQRLRAVCAKTGHTGYISVLDGAEQVVLRVVPGSNPLQVVTPPGVRAPAFATSNGRAMLARLNDADIRARMPKPLPAISPSAPRNLTALMARIAEIRRTGYSEASNESLPGVGSLGFALTRRDTNETIGVAVSYPSQLTSAEERAKLWQALRTMAVDLGRLFDDPIWLALGSATPIRKAAAR; this is encoded by the coding sequence GTGCGTTTGATCGCGTGCGCGCTGATAGAGACGCAGCGCGATTCATACGCCCGCCCGCTCGCCGCAACGCTGAACTGCCTTGCGGGCGATCGGATCGACCGAGCCGCTTTGGCCGCGCTGGTTGATACCGCAACTGCAAAAACCAGCTTGCCGGCGAGGCTGGGCCAACTTAGCAACGTCTCTCAAACAAGCAGTCTTTGGTCATTTGCGCGAATTTTGAGCGCGGATTGTTCAAAAATGCTGCGCATCCGCCCGTTGACCACTTCATTTCCAGGTCTCAAAATTAAAAACCAAGTTCCATTTTCCGGAACTCCTCGGAAAGCCCCGTTCAAGACCATGAGCGCCCTCGACAACGCCATCGAAATCTTGCGCTGCTTCGCGCCGCATCAGCCGGAGATCAGCAATGCCGACGTGATCCGGCTCACCGGCAAGCCGAAGAGCTCGACGTCACGGCTGCTGCGTCAACTCAGGGAATGTGGACTGCTGGAGCAGGATGCCTTGACCCGCCGCTATCGGCCGGGCCTGCTGGTGTTCGAACTCGGCCGCTTGCATCGGACGCAAAATGACTTCGTGGCCCTCGCCGAGCAGCGGCTGCGTGCGGTCTGTGCCAAGACCGGCCATACCGGCTACATCTCCGTGCTCGACGGCGCCGAACAGGTCGTGCTGCGCGTCGTCCCCGGCTCCAATCCGCTTCAGGTGGTAACGCCTCCCGGCGTACGGGCGCCGGCCTTCGCGACGTCCAACGGCCGGGCCATGCTTGCGCGCCTGAACGATGCAGATATTCGCGCTCGCATGCCAAAGCCGTTGCCTGCAATCTCGCCGTCTGCGCCGCGGAATCTGACGGCGCTCATGGCGCGCATCGCCGAAATCCGCCGCACCGGCTATTCCGAAGCCAGCAATGAATCGTTGCCGGGCGTGGGCTCGCTGGGTTTCGCGCTCACCCGTCGCGACACCAATGAAACCATCGGGGTCGCCGTATCCTATCCAAGCCAGCTGACCTCGGCCGAAGAGCGCGCGAAGCTTTGGCAAGCGCTGCGCACGATGGCGGTCGACCTCGGACGGCTCTTCGATGATCCAATATGGCTAGCGCTGGGTAGCGCCACACCCATACGCAAGGCCGCAGCAAGATGA
- a CDS encoding ABC transporter substrate-binding protein translates to MFKLKAFIPAMFSLALVAAPAVTPAHAGGNLVAVLEAEIATLDPHFTPAYISRTFGFMVFDTLFAKDAKDEIKPQMVQDWKVSPDGLIYTFTLRDGLKWHDGQPVTSADCVASLRRWGQRNALGRRIFSITASLEPSDARTFVLTLKEPSGLVIDALGNPVSPVAFMMPERVAKTPADQRISEIVGSGPFVYSKADHRTGDRMILKKFADYVPRSEPADFLAGGKRVNIDTLEIRVIPDGSTAASALQTGEVDFMQYAPFDLLPVLEKNAKVKVVNFTGGNMFAGAYRLNAAQKPFDDPAIRRVLWKLVDQREVLDGLGLDAKYATPCATFFTCGTTYDSKAGTDAAANPSVEAARAALKATKYAGEPIIVMQASDLEAPRVSAQVLAEKLKQAGFNVDLQVMDWASVLARRTKKEGWSVYGVHAGGFDLASPLTNVMVAFNCVDFTGWQCDQRITPLLDAFAKAPAEEDRKKIAAEIQTVMYDQAPGIPWGQFAQPAAYRANLRGLIPSAIPIFWNIEK, encoded by the coding sequence ATGTTCAAATTGAAGGCTTTCATCCCCGCGATGTTTTCGCTCGCGCTCGTCGCGGCTCCGGCGGTTACGCCGGCCCATGCCGGCGGCAATCTTGTCGCGGTGCTGGAAGCGGAAATCGCCACGCTCGATCCGCATTTTACGCCGGCTTATATCTCGCGGACCTTCGGATTCATGGTGTTCGACACCCTGTTCGCGAAGGACGCCAAGGACGAAATCAAGCCGCAGATGGTGCAGGACTGGAAGGTTTCGCCTGACGGACTGATCTACACGTTCACGCTGCGCGATGGCCTGAAATGGCATGACGGCCAGCCGGTTACATCAGCGGACTGCGTCGCATCGCTGCGACGCTGGGGGCAGCGCAACGCGCTCGGCCGACGAATCTTCTCTATCACCGCTTCGCTCGAACCGAGTGACGCCAGGACTTTCGTGCTGACGCTGAAAGAACCTTCGGGCCTGGTGATCGACGCGCTCGGTAATCCCGTGAGCCCCGTCGCCTTCATGATGCCCGAGCGTGTGGCCAAGACGCCCGCCGATCAACGCATCAGCGAAATCGTCGGCTCTGGACCGTTTGTCTACAGCAAGGCGGATCACCGCACCGGCGATCGCATGATCCTGAAGAAATTCGCCGATTATGTGCCGCGTTCCGAACCCGCCGACTTCCTGGCCGGTGGCAAGCGCGTCAACATCGACACGCTGGAAATTCGCGTCATCCCCGACGGCTCCACCGCGGCATCCGCGCTGCAGACCGGCGAAGTGGATTTCATGCAGTACGCGCCGTTCGATCTGCTGCCGGTTCTCGAAAAGAACGCCAAGGTGAAGGTCGTCAACTTTACCGGCGGCAACATGTTTGCCGGCGCCTATCGCCTCAACGCCGCGCAGAAGCCATTCGACGATCCGGCGATCCGGCGCGTGCTGTGGAAGCTGGTCGATCAGCGCGAGGTGTTGGACGGGCTGGGCCTCGATGCCAAATACGCCACACCTTGCGCAACATTCTTCACCTGCGGCACCACCTATGACAGCAAGGCCGGAACCGACGCTGCAGCGAATCCGTCCGTTGAGGCGGCGCGCGCGGCACTCAAGGCGACCAAATATGCCGGCGAGCCGATCATTGTGATGCAGGCCAGCGACCTCGAGGCGCCGCGCGTTTCGGCGCAGGTTCTCGCAGAGAAACTGAAGCAGGCCGGCTTCAATGTCGATCTGCAGGTGATGGATTGGGCCTCGGTGCTTGCCCGCCGTACCAAAAAGGAAGGCTGGAGCGTTTATGGCGTTCACGCCGGCGGCTTCGATCTGGCCTCGCCGCTCACCAACGTCATGGTGGCGTTCAACTGCGTCGACTTCACGGGCTGGCAATGCGACCAGCGCATCACGCCGTTGCTGGATGCCTTTGCGAAGGCACCCGCGGAGGAGGATCGCAAGAAGATCGCTGCCGAGATCCAGACCGTGATGTACGATCAGGCTCCGGGCATTCCGTGGGGACAGTTCGCTCAGCCGGCCGCCTATCGCGCCAATCTGCGCGGTTTGATACCGTCTGCGATTCCGATTTTCTGGAACATCGAGAAGTAA
- a CDS encoding GMC family oxidoreductase has product MYDVIVVGGGSAGAAVAARLSEDPARRVLLLEAGLDWRADEAPWEVRTPNPIPIIHKREYQEKWQWPNLLTRRVAGQEARFYWRGKGLGGSSMMNGQIAIRGVADAFDEWAAGGCTGWSAKEVMPLFSVIEDDFEFGDSAGHGRDGPLPVYRAPPDKWGPIDRGLRDAALASGYPWCADLNGPDGEGVACYPINSRDSRRITTNEAYLEPARGRANLEIRGHALVDRVVMKDGRATGVLVHIEGQGSLEISAREIVLCAGAIHSPAILLRSGIGPADELKAMGIAVERDLPVGKHFFDHPLFRATIQLREEFRPTDPDTRHTNCCVTYSSGLANGGKRDMILIAFNHRGIGAPGAIGAGLFNAYSRGHLRLASTDASIDPIVEENMLADDRDLLRMVDAVKRLAVLTTQPALAEIAEWIRLIDTDLTLPQAASLPNGELGALLRRDTGDIQHAAGSCRMAGFNDANGVVNPDGTVKGIAALRVADASIMPFDCRANTHLTTVVIGEAIARMMMQKMDVSNNAAAMAL; this is encoded by the coding sequence ATGTATGACGTCATTGTAGTCGGCGGCGGCTCGGCCGGCGCCGCCGTTGCGGCCCGGCTCTCCGAGGACCCCGCCAGACGCGTGCTGCTGCTGGAAGCGGGCCTCGACTGGCGCGCCGATGAGGCGCCCTGGGAAGTCCGGACGCCGAACCCGATTCCGATCATTCACAAGCGCGAATATCAGGAGAAATGGCAGTGGCCGAATCTGCTGACCCGCCGGGTGGCAGGGCAGGAGGCGCGCTTCTACTGGCGCGGCAAGGGCCTCGGCGGCAGTTCGATGATGAACGGGCAGATCGCCATCCGCGGTGTTGCGGATGCGTTCGACGAATGGGCGGCCGGTGGTTGCACCGGATGGTCGGCAAAAGAGGTAATGCCGCTGTTCTCGGTCATCGAGGATGATTTCGAGTTCGGCGACAGCGCAGGCCACGGCCGTGACGGGCCGCTGCCGGTTTATCGCGCGCCGCCGGACAAGTGGGGCCCGATCGATCGTGGGCTCCGCGACGCCGCGCTGGCATCGGGGTATCCGTGGTGTGCCGACCTCAACGGACCGGATGGCGAGGGCGTCGCCTGCTATCCGATCAACAGCCGCGACAGCCGCCGCATCACCACCAATGAAGCCTATCTGGAGCCGGCGCGAGGCCGCGCAAACCTGGAAATCCGGGGGCACGCGCTGGTCGATCGCGTCGTGATGAAGGACGGCCGGGCCACTGGCGTACTGGTTCACATCGAAGGACAGGGCAGTTTGGAAATCAGCGCGCGCGAAATCGTGCTGTGCGCTGGCGCCATCCACAGCCCGGCGATATTGCTGCGTTCGGGCATCGGCCCCGCCGACGAGCTGAAGGCGATGGGCATCGCGGTCGAACGCGACCTGCCGGTCGGCAAGCACTTCTTCGACCATCCGCTGTTCCGCGCCACGATCCAGCTGCGCGAGGAATTTCGGCCGACCGACCCCGATACACGTCATACCAACTGCTGCGTGACGTATTCGTCCGGGCTTGCGAATGGCGGCAAGCGCGACATGATCCTGATTGCCTTCAATCACCGCGGCATCGGCGCCCCCGGCGCCATCGGCGCAGGTCTGTTCAACGCCTACTCGCGCGGTCATTTGAGGCTGGCTTCGACCGACGCTTCGATCGACCCGATCGTCGAAGAAAATATGCTCGCCGATGATCGCGACCTCTTGCGCATGGTCGATGCGGTGAAGCGGCTGGCCGTGCTCACCACCCAGCCGGCACTGGCTGAAATAGCCGAGTGGATTCGCTTGATTGACACCGACCTGACGCTGCCGCAGGCCGCTTCATTGCCGAATGGGGAGCTCGGAGCGCTGCTCCGCCGCGACACCGGCGACATTCAGCATGCCGCCGGTTCTTGCCGCATGGCGGGCTTCAACGACGCCAATGGTGTGGTGAATCCGGATGGCACCGTGAAGGGTATCGCCGCGCTGCGCGTGGCGGACGCTTCGATCATGCCGTTCGATTGCCGCGCCAACACTCATCTTACCACGGTGGTTATTGGCGAGGCGATTGCGCGGATGATGATGCAGAAGATGGACGTGTCGAACAACGCTGCCGCCATGGCACTGTAA